One segment of Triticum aestivum cultivar Chinese Spring chromosome 2A, IWGSC CS RefSeq v2.1, whole genome shotgun sequence DNA contains the following:
- the LOC123189167 gene encoding protein GL2-INTERACTING REPRESSOR 1: protein MSRSNRKSSSKGLDLKLNLSLPARGDSSNRVMADEESSPSSCLSSENEHGLQWSNSPEATSMVLAACPRCFIYVMLPQDDPRCPQCKSPVLLDFLQDSGNNNNNTNSNSRKSRRG, encoded by the coding sequence ATGAGCCGCAGCAACAGGAAGAGCTCATCAAAGGGCCTTGACCTGAAGCTGAACCTCTCGCTGCCCGCAAGAGGGGACTCCTCCAACAGGGTGATGGCTGACGAGGAGTCGTCCCCGAGCTCGTGCCTGTCGTCGGAGAACGAGCATGGCCTGCAGTGGTCCAACAGCCCCGAAGCGACGTCCATGGTGCTCGCCGCCTGCCCTCGCTGCTTCATCTACGTCATGCTCCCCCAGGACGACCCTCGGTGCCCCCAGTGCAAGAGCCCCGTGCTCCTTGACTTCCTGCAGGACAGtggcaacaataacaacaacaccaacagcaacagcaGGAAGAGCAGGAGGGGGTGA